A part of Cannabis sativa cultivar Pink pepper isolate KNU-18-1 chromosome 6, ASM2916894v1, whole genome shotgun sequence genomic DNA contains:
- the LOC133038909 gene encoding probable jasmonic acid carboxyl methyltransferase 1 yields MEVEQVLHMNGGVGKSSYAKNSFLQRAVISITRPILDESITIYCNKMLPKCLRIADLGCSSGPNTLTAVSNIFDIIEASSQSFNINSQTFQVFLNDLPGNDFNAVFQSLSSFYEKLKKEKGDKFGPCFITATLVAQNRPCMTPT; encoded by the exons ATGGAAGTAGAACAAGTCCTCCACATGAATGGTGGTGTCGGCAAAAGTAGCTATGCAAAAAACTCCTTTCTTCAA AGAGCGGTGATATCAATTACAAGGCCAATACTAGATGAAAGTATTACAATTTATTGTAATAAAATGTTGCCAAAGTGTTTGCGAATAGCAGACTTGGGTTGTTCCTCAGGCCCCAACACACTCACTGCGGTCTCCAACATTTTTGACATCATTGAAGCCTCTTCCCAATCCTTTAACATCAACTCACAAACTTTTCAAGTTTTCCTTAACGATCTTCCTGGGAATGATTTCAATGCAGTCTTCCAATCTTTATCGAGCTTTTATGaaaagcttaagaaagaaaaaggtgaCAAGTTTGGACCGTGCTTCATCACAGCTACACTTGTAGCCCAAAATAGACCATGCATGACTCCAACATGA